CTCCCGCATTAAATCCCGATTCAACATCGATCACGGCCATGACCAAACTCGTGTCGATGCCATACTTCGCGCACAAACCAGAAACAATCCCCTCGATCTCTTTCACGCTGCGCCTATCCCGCTTGAAGGCGATCAGCGCGTTCCGGATATAATTGATGGACCGTTTGAATCTGTACGGCTTGAACCGCGCGGACGAGGGGATATCCGTGATGCACAACGAGCCATCATCCTTGACTGTGTAATAAAAACCCTTGGCCAGCGCGGATTCCCACGCTGGCAAGGATAATATCAGGCCCAGCAAACCAAAGGTCACCAAACGTAACATGGATCTTGAGTTCCTGGTTCAGACGTGACTGCTCGAAGCGGCCTCCAGACTATTTTCGGCCGCCATGATGACCCGCTCGGCCAAATCGAGCAACGCTTTTTTTGCCGGGCAGTCAACATCGAGCATCACAACCGGTTTGCCCAGATCGCCAGCGACCACTGTCGCGGGGTCAAGGGGTATGGCGCCCAAAAATTCCAAGCCGTATTTTCGCGCCAGTTCCTCTCCACCGCCCGTCTTGAACAGGTCGATTTTCTGGGAGCAATGGGGACAGATGAGTCCGCTCATATTTTCCACCACACCCAAGATGTTCGCCTTGACGTACTGCAAAAAATTTATCGACTTTCTCACGTCGGCCAGGGAAATTTCCTGAGGCGTGGTGATGACGATGCTCAGGGCGTCCGGGACTGTTTTCAAGACCGCCATGGGCTCGTCACCCGTGCCTGGAGGGGAATCGATGACCAGAAAATCCAACTCGCCCCAGTCCACGTCGGACACGAATTGGCGAATCGCCGAAGTTTTCATGGGGCCCTTCCACAACACGGCCTGATCCGGGTCCTTGAGCAAGGACTCCATGGACACCACCGACAGGTTCTCGCTGTATCGTTTCGGAAGAATACCGTGGTTTTGATCGATCTCCAACAAGCCGGTCAGTCCAAGAAGATGGGGCACGCTCGGGCCGTGGATGTCCACGTCCAATAATCCGACCTTGTACCCCTTGAGAGCCAGGGCGGCGGCGAGATTGGTGGACACGGAGCTTTTTCCGACTCCGCCCTTGCCGCTCATGATAAAAAGCTTGTATTTAATCTTCGACAAGGTGGAAGCAATGACCTTGTCCTGGCGTTCCATTTTGGATTCAGGACTGTCCTGAATCTGGCCCAGTGAATTCTTGCCCGCGCAGGAGGCGCGGGACGACTTTTCAGACATAGAATCTCCTTGCAAAAAAGAACCACGCCCGGCGAAGTGACTAGGTCTTTCCGACCGATCCGTGGATATTACCAGCCATGGGCCCCGACAAGATCGACAAATGCCACGGAGCCATGGTTTTCGTGATGAATCCGCCCTTCCTTTTTAAAAATGCGAAGCAGCCGTTGCTCGCGTTTGGCCTCGCCCACCGGGATGACCAAAATCCCGGGATCCGTCAGCTGGTCCAAAAGGGGCTCGGGCACCTTGGGACCGCCGGCGGTGACGATGATCCGATCAAATGGCCCTTGTTCCGGCCAGCCCAGGGTACCGTCATCAAGCTTGAGCCACACATTGTGGAACTTCATCCGCGAAAGACGGCTTCGGGCCATGTCGTACAGCGGTTTGACGCGCTCGACGCTGTACACGTCCGCTTCCATGGCCGCGAGAATCGCGGCTTGATAGCCGGAGCCGGTACCTATTTCAAGGATGCGCATTCGGGGGCGGACAACCAAAAGAGAGGACATGAGGGCCACGATGTAGGGTTGGGACAGGGTCTGCCCCAAACCGATGGGCACGGCATGGTCGCCGTAGGCTTGAGCTTGAAGGGCTTCATCGACAAAGAGGTGTCTGGG
The genomic region above belongs to Deltaproteobacteria bacterium and contains:
- a CDS encoding lytic transglycosylase domain-containing protein, which codes for MLRLVTFGLLGLILSLPAWESALAKGFYYTVKDDGSLCITDIPSSARFKPYRFKRSINYIRNALIAFKRDRRSVKEIEGIVSGLCAKYGIDTSLVMAVIDVESGFNAGAVSSAGARGLMQIMPSTGKDLDLVDPFNPTENIDAGIRYLRFLLDKFPDRRLAIAAYNAGPNAVEKYGGIPPYSETQNYVEKVCARLQHYE
- a CDS encoding ATP-binding protein, whose protein sequence is MSEKSSRASCAGKNSLGQIQDSPESKMERQDKVIASTLSKIKYKLFIMSGKGGVGKSSVSTNLAAALALKGYKVGLLDVDIHGPSVPHLLGLTGLLEIDQNHGILPKRYSENLSVVSMESLLKDPDQAVLWKGPMKTSAIRQFVSDVDWGELDFLVIDSPPGTGDEPMAVLKTVPDALSIVITTPQEISLADVRKSINFLQYVKANILGVVENMSGLICPHCSQKIDLFKTGGGEELARKYGLEFLGAIPLDPATVVAGDLGKPVVMLDVDCPAKKALLDLAERVIMAAENSLEAASSSHV
- a CDS encoding protein-L-isoaspartate(D-aspartate) O-methyltransferase; protein product: MFFHEFHVLGVSLRDLRRIRERMVLEQIEARGITDQRVLAAMRRVPRHLFVDEALQAQAYGDHAVPIGLGQTLSQPYIVALMSSLLVVRPRMRILEIGTGSGYQAAILAAMEADVYSVERVKPLYDMARSRLSRMKFHNVWLKLDDGTLGWPEQGPFDRIIVTAGGPKVPEPLLDQLTDPGILVIPVGEAKREQRLLRIFKKEGRIHHENHGSVAFVDLVGAHGW